A window of Thermoproteus sp. genomic DNA:
GGGCGAAGAGAAGAAGTCATGAAGGCGAGGGTAGTCGGGAGCCTCATAGCCACCGCAATAACCGTAGGGGTCTCTTGGGTAATTGTCTACTATCTGTCGTGGATACCGTTACAACAGACGTGGCCGCAGTTCTGGTCCTTCGTGGCCACTAGAGGCTTTGCCTTAAACAACCTCGAGTTTTGGGATTTAGGCGTAAGCGTCTTTTTCGACGTGTTGATACTATTAGTGACGGCATATAGCACCTATTGGACTTTGGGCCATTTCGCCGTTTATGCCAGTGAATACGACAGATGGAGGAAGCTAGTGGTCTCGCCCAATAAGGTGGACAGGTGGAACGTCTGGCAGAGAGTCCAACACATCTTAATGTTCGTGACATTTGTGGTATGTGCCTTCACTGGCTTCGTGGCCATGTACGCCAACGAGCCCTACTGGAGGGACTTCTACATAAACGGCGTGGTCTCCTTCTCGGGCTCGCCGCCGTACTTCTTATTCCCCAGCTTCACAGGCCCCGTCACCACGATAATTTTCATCCACATAATTTCGGGGATAATAATGGGGGTTTTGGTCATAGCGCATTTTGCCTATTACGGCACTAGGGTGTTAGTAGATCTAGCCAAGAGGCGGCCCATAATGGAGAGGTGGCCCATATTGAGGCTATACACTTGGGGCTTTGTGAAGTACCTAGTGGCTAGGTCCATCTGGTTGGTCAAGCCCTCGTATAAATTGCCCGAGTGGACCCATAAATACGACCCGGAGCAACTATTTGAGTACTGGGGCGTCTATTGGGGTATCGCCATATTGGGCATACCAGGCGTCCTGATGGCCATATGGGGGCCTTCGGCCTTCGACGGGCTCGCGTTCTTGTTCCACACGAAGGAGGCCGTGCTAGCTGTGTCGTTCCTACTCATAGTCCATTTGACCTATACGCACTTCATGCCCCACATATTCCCCTACAACTCCACGTTCCATAGCGGCAAGATGTCATTGGAGTTAGCCAAGGAGGAACACCCCTTGTGGTATCAAGCCATTTCCCGCGAACAGAAATAGTAGATTTTTCCACCTCAACGGAATGGGGGTCTTTAAATTCTACAGTTCTAGTTTATCATGTCTACGATAAAGCTGTGGATAGACCCCATCACCCGTATTGAAGGCCACTTGGCTTTATACGCAGAGGTCGACGCGAATAGCAGAAAGGTCTCGATGGCTCACGTCTCTGCTATGATGTTCCGCGGCTTTGAGGTGTTTTTGAGGGGCCGCCCGCCCGAAGATGCCATAGCTATAACTTCGCGCACATGCGGCGTCTGTGGCGCCGCCCACGCCAACTCGTCAACTAGAGCGTGCGATATAGCGTCGGGCTTCACGCCGTACCCCATGGGGAGCGCGTTGAGAAATATGGCATACGCCATGACTGACTTCACTTACGACCACCCGCTAATTTTAAACATGTTGGAGGGGCCCGACTACAGCGAGCTCATCGTGAGCAAGTTAACGCCCTCAGTCTGGCAGACGGCCCAGTCCACCCCCACGAACTACAGCGCCATACACGGCTACCGCACTGTTGCGGACATAATGAGGGACCTCAACCCCATAAACGGCAGGATATGGCAGTTGACGGTTAAGTATCAACGTATAGCCAGAGAGGCCGGAGTGTTAATATACGGGAGGCATTCGCACCCGGCGACTTTAATACCCGGCGGGATCTCCACAGACATAACCAATCTGCCCATGTTGCTACAGGAATACTACACGCGTCTCTCGCAATTGACGGCTTGGGTCAAATTCGTCTGGGCCATATGGCAGGAGCTCTACGAGTTCTTTAGGGACCACGTCTCGACACTCGAGGGGCAGCCCTACTCCTTAACACAAGGAAAAACTCACGACCCACCCGTCTTGCTGGCCGGCGGCTTCGGCGATGACCCCGAGGTGTACAGCAATGCATACGACAACGCCAAGGGAGACTGGAGGGAGCTCTATGCCCAATTAGACACGATCTATAACGCCAGGGCGGAGAAGCCAGGCTTCGCCATAGGCAATCAGCTTTGGAGCAAAAGCGTAATCGAGTTGAACCGCGGCTATCTTGAGTTCGCCGATTCGTCCTTCTATGAGGATTGGGTCAAGGCCAACGTGGCGCCGCCGTATGGCTGGTTGACCGAAGACCCGTTGGGCAATTCCCTCGCCTTCGGCTCCGATTTATATAAGTACCACATGTGGAACCGCACCACCATACCGAAGCCCGGCGCCATAAACTTCGCAGATAAGTACACATGGGCCGCCGAGCCTAGGCTGATGCTGAGAGACGGAAGGATCTCGCCCATAGAGACCAACCCCATATCCCAGCTATGGCTGGACACCCTCCA
This region includes:
- a CDS encoding hydrogenase cytochrome b subunit — translated: MKARVVGSLIATAITVGVSWVIVYYLSWIPLQQTWPQFWSFVATRGFALNNLEFWDLGVSVFFDVLILLVTAYSTYWTLGHFAVYASEYDRWRKLVVSPNKVDRWNVWQRVQHILMFVTFVVCAFTGFVAMYANEPYWRDFYINGVVSFSGSPPYFLFPSFTGPVTTIIFIHIISGIIMGVLVIAHFAYYGTRVLVDLAKRRPIMERWPILRLYTWGFVKYLVARSIWLVKPSYKLPEWTHKYDPEQLFEYWGVYWGIAILGIPGVLMAIWGPSAFDGLAFLFHTKEAVLAVSFLLIVHLTYTHFMPHIFPYNSTFHSGKMSLELAKEEHPLWYQAISREQK
- a CDS encoding nickel-dependent hydrogenase large subunit, yielding MSTIKLWIDPITRIEGHLALYAEVDANSRKVSMAHVSAMMFRGFEVFLRGRPPEDAIAITSRTCGVCGAAHANSSTRACDIASGFTPYPMGSALRNMAYAMTDFTYDHPLILNMLEGPDYSELIVSKLTPSVWQTAQSTPTNYSAIHGYRTVADIMRDLNPINGRIWQLTVKYQRIAREAGVLIYGRHSHPATLIPGGISTDITNLPMLLQEYYTRLSQLTAWVKFVWAIWQELYEFFRDHVSTLEGQPYSLTQGKTHDPPVLLAGGFGDDPEVYSNAYDNAKGDWRELYAQLDTIYNARAEKPGFAIGNQLWSKSVIELNRGYLEFADSSFYEDWVKANVAPPYGWLTEDPLGNSLAFGSDLYKYHMWNRTTIPKPGAINFADKYTWAAEPRLMLRDGRISPIETNPISQLWLDTLHATTFEMAGQKWWESNGSVLKVYLPGGTVAEDLPPGTKDELTITWNLPSYSTTMERLLARAVHLAVVNVVAWANLLYALELVSQGRTQTSRPWSYGKWPSFSYSFGWHQVPRGNCMHWLVQQNGRIANYQYEAPTTPNVSPQNNRCTDPWKGQCAGPFEMSVRNSVVTEEVPPDQWTGLDFVRAIRSFDPCLACAVHFEAKGEGGRVYTTIEKVLWNACAL